In one window of Comamonas testosteroni DNA:
- a CDS encoding YkvA family protein encodes MWKSGRLLTNFRKELLLAWAVLRDPRSPRAAKLVTVLAALYIVSPIDFVPDTIPILGWLDDGLIGFLLLQLAFRFVPAGLLASLRERVGTKAA; translated from the coding sequence ATGTGGAAATCGGGTCGTCTGCTGACAAACTTTCGCAAGGAGCTGCTGCTCGCCTGGGCCGTGCTGCGCGACCCGCGCTCGCCCAGGGCGGCCAAGCTGGTCACCGTGCTGGCAGCGCTCTACATCGTCAGCCCCATAGACTTCGTACCTGACACCATTCCCATTCTGGGCTGGCTTGACGATGGTCTGATCGGCTTTTTGCTGCTGCAACTGGCTTTCAGGTTTGTGCCGGCCGGGCTTCTGGCATCACTGCGCGAACGCGTGGGCACCAAAGCTGCTTGA
- a CDS encoding GNAT family N-acetyltransferase translates to MSDLNIVQCTHERHAAAILDIFNDAIVNSTALYDYQPRTPQNMVSWFEAKRAGSFPVIGIEDEQGQLLGFCCWGSFRAYPAYKYTVEHSVYVHPLHRGRGLGQQLMELLIAEARQRGDVHVLVGAIDAANAGSIALHKRLGFESVGLMPQVGFKFGRWLDLAFYQLTLQTPEDPIDG, encoded by the coding sequence ATGAGTGATCTGAACATCGTGCAATGCACGCACGAACGCCACGCCGCCGCGATTCTGGACATTTTCAACGATGCCATCGTCAACTCCACGGCGCTCTACGACTACCAGCCGCGCACGCCACAAAACATGGTCAGCTGGTTCGAGGCCAAGCGTGCAGGCAGTTTCCCCGTCATCGGCATTGAGGATGAACAAGGGCAGTTGCTGGGCTTTTGCTGCTGGGGAAGTTTTCGCGCCTACCCCGCCTATAAGTACACGGTTGAGCATTCGGTCTATGTCCATCCACTGCACCGGGGCCGAGGTTTGGGGCAGCAACTGATGGAGTTGTTGATTGCCGAGGCCAGGCAGCGTGGAGATGTGCATGTGCTCGTCGGTGCCATCGACGCCGCCAACGCGGGCAGCATTGCACTGCACAAGCGATTGGGCTTCGAGTCCGTGGGGCTGATGCCTCAGGTGGGCTTCAAGTTCGGCCGCTGGCTGGATCTGGCTTTCTACCAGCTCACGCTGCAGACGCCGGAAGACCCTATCGACGGTTGA
- a CDS encoding TOBE domain-containing protein, whose translation MQSSARNQFKGSVSHISHGIVTDEVQIRTEHNAELVATITHGSAVSLGLKAGSSVIAMVKAPSVMVVTNCEGVRFSARNQLNGKMTRIKPGAVNAQVTIDAQGLQVVAMVTQESTENLGLAVGKTATALFKASQVVLAVLP comes from the coding sequence ATGCAAAGCAGCGCACGCAACCAGTTCAAGGGCAGTGTCTCCCATATCAGTCACGGCATCGTCACCGATGAAGTCCAGATCCGTACCGAACACAATGCTGAGCTGGTGGCGACCATCACGCATGGCAGCGCCGTCAGCCTGGGCCTGAAGGCCGGCAGTTCGGTGATCGCCATGGTCAAGGCGCCGTCTGTGATGGTGGTGACGAATTGCGAAGGCGTGCGCTTTTCGGCGCGCAACCAACTCAACGGCAAGATGACCCGAATCAAGCCCGGCGCGGTGAATGCTCAAGTGACCATAGACGCCCAGGGTCTGCAGGTGGTGGCCATGGTCACGCAGGAGAGCACCGAAAACCTGGGCCTTGCCGTGGGCAAGACGGCCACGGCCCTGTTCAAGGCTTCTCAGGTCGTGCTGGCGGTGCTGCCCTGA
- a CDS encoding suppressor of fused domain protein translates to MNSRETYDSQTHANGQEGSQGWDAIDGALQTVYGDQQPAHFGPLIKFRLGGEEPLDGVSVYRSEQGAPHWHYVSYGFSDLYGDLDDSYDIAPGKPSGYGFELSFRLMRAASEQEPPSWPVNFLQNIARYVFRTGNVLAPGHWMTANGPIKADADTLLTEMGFALDPELPAIHTPYGDLMFLQLVGLTSDELREVRRWNVQGALHSLQSYMPLWITDLARPSLHDLPDVQSAIDAGAAREGSKTGVLYNDVLGFSHRKRLLRSPQTVIRLGSLGVRDLKAMLPARLPHGRPLILAGDGSTLELVPAGDSEGGMLDWHSDRELKLSLTQAQMQAWKQSVKGRDGEYTVPGLDGLVWQVKSSVVTDSQGRVTGRYEER, encoded by the coding sequence ATTCCCGCGAAACCTACGACTCTCAAACCCACGCTAACGGGCAAGAGGGCAGCCAGGGATGGGATGCAATCGATGGGGCGCTGCAGACGGTTTATGGCGATCAGCAGCCCGCGCATTTCGGCCCGCTAATCAAGTTTCGTCTAGGGGGAGAAGAGCCGCTGGACGGCGTCAGCGTTTATAGAAGCGAGCAGGGCGCGCCACACTGGCACTATGTCAGCTATGGCTTTAGCGACCTGTATGGCGATCTGGATGACAGCTACGACATCGCTCCAGGCAAGCCCAGTGGCTATGGTTTCGAGTTGAGCTTCAGGCTGATGCGTGCCGCCAGCGAGCAGGAGCCACCTAGTTGGCCTGTTAACTTTTTGCAAAATATTGCTCGATATGTATTTCGCACCGGCAATGTGCTGGCCCCCGGCCACTGGATGACGGCCAACGGCCCTATCAAGGCCGATGCCGACACGTTGCTGACCGAAATGGGCTTTGCGCTGGATCCGGAGCTGCCGGCCATTCATACGCCCTATGGCGACCTGATGTTTCTGCAACTGGTGGGGCTGACCAGTGATGAGTTGCGCGAGGTACGCCGATGGAATGTGCAGGGAGCGCTGCATTCCCTGCAGAGTTACATGCCCCTGTGGATCACCGATCTGGCCCGACCCAGTCTGCATGACTTGCCCGATGTGCAGTCCGCCATCGACGCGGGAGCAGCACGAGAAGGCTCCAAGACGGGCGTGCTCTACAACGATGTGCTTGGCTTCAGCCATCGCAAGCGCCTGCTGCGCAGTCCGCAGACAGTGATACGTCTGGGAAGCCTGGGCGTGCGCGACCTCAAGGCCATGCTGCCGGCTCGCCTGCCCCATGGGCGTCCGCTGATTCTGGCAGGCGATGGTTCCACGCTGGAGCTGGTGCCTGCCGGCGACAGTGAAGGCGGGATGCTGGACTGGCATAGCGACCGTGAGCTCAAGCTCAGCCTGACCCAGGCTCAGATGCAGGCCTGGAAGCAGTCCGTCAAGGGGCGCGACGGCGAGTACACCGTGCCAGGGCTCGACGGTCTGGTCTGGCAGGTCAAGAGCAGTGTGGTGACGGATAGCCAGGGGCGCGTGACCGGCAGGTACGAAGAGCGCTAA